Proteins from a single region of Lentimicrobium saccharophilum:
- a CDS encoding T9SS type A sorting domain-containing protein, whose product MLFSEKTLYRLITILFFAPLTLSAQAPYPQGPWHPAYTGKEFIRSEWFASARADQNGSLKAYTRAMQQHLLKPAERENPGNQSYAQWVPLGPSKTTHPVSAYLGLVSSIWIDTADFKTIYAGSNTGGIFRTRDGGENWQPLSHNTFTTGVLSIHVDPRNKDRIIIGTGHYGFNRSYGMGVMISNDGGESWEQTSLDNDIISASFVVQKTGMHPTSPDTMLALLNTEFSGRGYIYRTTDGTASWEEVFSKPKAELFSLNYKPGEPNTVFACGNHMLKSTDAGATWNDITHILPLDTNFVLSRVAISLSAQTPGLMLAFCEAYDSTGTIGGTRKYLFRSFDEGTTFETLKMKVEPFAGYWKMQLALSPADNEEFYLGGIWLFKYRITGDSALYIECSDHKYHIDVRDLHVYATGDKDLLYMANDGGVSLSNTGAESWQDITRNGMQILQLHNITIGENSDMMFGGPQDANLSFYNFKTGEWSRNARISDAYDGAINYNDPGIVYLVGVPPKYTQPHIFLKKSTDGGLNFTTLGIPDSTEVGRWDKPLEMDPQNPDILYVGVRNVWKSEDGAGSFTRISDFPAQGEPKLITIRVAPSNSSVIYAAFQNPDWGDPSQPKLFVTPDGGNRWFDITPRGQLNLNYTGISDVAVHPGNPQKIWLSLDRMWENRHVYMSEDAGTTWTNYSEGLPDLPVNTIRYVKGAGYDVLLAATDAGVYYRDANLTQWVPFGEGLPLTIVADLAISYSRKKIIAGTFGRGLWETDLCLPVTENALKISDTIQWDSDRKMLQDVIINPGAKLTISKRVEMGRGRTIKVLPGGTLNIDGGILTNDCADRWEGIRLYGSPDYSSPSGQQATLNIRYGGSIRNAITGVETFGMDEQGNTVAGAGGGRIFATNALFINNLKAVVFNPASGNNPSFFKLSKFITDEMPPEGTSPGDMVTLRGNEGITFSSCQFENNIPVSVLPYWQRGTGIRSINASLLVNRFNTDSIPFGQNAEPVFKQLSAGISSIHTLPGYSINISKTRFDRNLTGIYTAGAGSFSVTGSFFIMGSANVPEPIKPLSAGLYLDHCNMFRLSDNTFAGPVGSIMPQSKSAGIVVHESGINNNMIISNTIRNLNYGILAQNRNLNANGSAGLRFLNNWFTGNEYDLCVTHDSLSSHNGIARHQGASGREGAEVAGNRFSYSRFHRDGDIHNAGQRLYYHFPPGPEGLNHQPRITSYGIYTVPDQVAATTDSSYKPEFLRDASTDPKDAFAKWSERAVIARGLSESLTDDGDSFSLINEIKHHTGFDAPALYSKLKRISPYLSDEAIIALTVNGNFPNNLLTDILKSNPHFFRIPGILQKLEQRKPEIQPYLYAPLADVYNVYSAYEQLASSADYLRAARDEIFSGITAGLSESAHASGSQDSLMHFLKNDDRPASLTMAASVAQKTENHTDALEISDQLTLRFPDIDQQQIADFKTLLQMNQRYFYPGAWTERPTSGDSLAIVQLLGGTAGIYSLNMLRYFGMVVYNEPYILPGEPVADTTPGLPPVVIKGSGFRIFPVPAGDFVILDYFTEKNFRECRLRVYTSSGSLALEIKLMEPYSQMLINTSGLSSGLYLFKLVADDETIASRKVVISR is encoded by the coding sequence ATGCTTTTTTCTGAAAAGACGCTATACAGACTCATCACCATATTATTTTTTGCCCCGCTGACACTTTCAGCCCAGGCACCCTATCCTCAGGGGCCATGGCATCCGGCATATACGGGTAAGGAATTTATCCGTTCGGAATGGTTTGCTTCGGCCCGTGCCGATCAAAACGGCAGTCTGAAAGCCTACACCAGGGCCATGCAGCAGCATCTGCTCAAACCGGCTGAACGTGAAAATCCCGGCAACCAGAGTTATGCGCAATGGGTTCCGCTCGGCCCGTCAAAGACCACGCATCCGGTATCGGCCTACCTGGGTCTGGTCAGTTCTATATGGATCGATACCGCCGACTTTAAAACGATTTATGCCGGCAGCAATACCGGCGGCATTTTCAGGACCCGCGACGGGGGCGAAAACTGGCAGCCCCTTTCGCACAATACATTCACCACCGGTGTTTTATCCATACATGTGGATCCCCGCAATAAAGACAGGATCATTATCGGTACCGGCCATTACGGTTTCAACCGATCCTATGGCATGGGCGTAATGATCAGCAACGACGGGGGAGAAAGCTGGGAGCAGACTTCACTGGACAACGATATAATATCCGCTTCATTTGTCGTTCAGAAAACAGGCATGCACCCCACGTCACCAGACACCATGCTGGCCCTGCTCAATACGGAATTCTCAGGCCGGGGTTATATCTACCGCACTACCGACGGCACTGCAAGCTGGGAAGAGGTGTTCAGCAAGCCGAAAGCCGAGTTGTTTTCATTAAATTACAAACCCGGCGAGCCCAATACAGTGTTTGCCTGCGGCAATCACATGCTGAAAAGCACCGATGCAGGCGCCACCTGGAACGATATCACCCATATTCTCCCGCTGGACACCAATTTTGTACTCAGCAGGGTCGCCATTTCGCTCTCTGCGCAAACGCCGGGGCTGATGCTCGCTTTCTGCGAAGCTTATGACAGTACCGGAACTATCGGTGGCACCAGGAAATACCTTTTCCGTTCCTTTGACGAAGGCACCACATTTGAAACCCTGAAGATGAAAGTGGAGCCTTTTGCCGGCTACTGGAAAATGCAACTTGCCCTTTCCCCCGCCGACAATGAGGAGTTTTATCTGGGCGGCATATGGCTTTTCAAATACCGGATCACAGGAGATTCGGCCTTGTATATCGAATGCAGCGACCACAAATATCACATCGACGTGCGCGACCTGCATGTTTATGCAACCGGGGATAAAGACCTGCTGTATATGGCCAATGACGGAGGAGTCAGTTTATCCAACACCGGAGCGGAGTCGTGGCAGGACATCACCCGGAACGGGATGCAGATCCTTCAGCTGCATAACATCACCATCGGTGAAAACAGCGACATGATGTTCGGGGGCCCCCAGGATGCCAATCTCTCATTTTACAATTTCAAGACCGGAGAATGGTCCAGAAATGCAAGAATAAGCGATGCCTACGACGGCGCCATTAATTACAATGATCCGGGTATTGTTTACCTTGTAGGAGTGCCTCCGAAATACACCCAACCCCATATATTCCTGAAAAAGTCAACAGACGGAGGTCTTAATTTTACTACCCTGGGCATCCCTGACAGCACAGAAGTGGGCCGTTGGGATAAACCGCTCGAAATGGACCCTCAGAATCCGGATATCCTCTACGTTGGTGTGCGGAATGTATGGAAGTCCGAAGACGGCGCCGGCAGTTTCACACGCATCAGCGATTTCCCTGCCCAGGGAGAACCCAAGCTGATCACCATCAGGGTAGCCCCGTCAAACAGTTCGGTGATTTATGCCGCTTTTCAGAATCCCGACTGGGGCGATCCTTCGCAACCCAAATTGTTCGTTACCCCGGATGGAGGTAACCGGTGGTTCGACATTACCCCCCGCGGGCAGCTTAACCTCAATTACACAGGAATCAGTGATGTAGCCGTACACCCGGGAAATCCCCAGAAGATATGGCTTTCGCTTGACAGAATGTGGGAAAACAGGCATGTCTACATGTCGGAAGATGCAGGAACAACCTGGACAAACTATTCCGAAGGGTTGCCCGATCTGCCGGTAAATACGATCAGGTATGTGAAGGGCGCTGGATATGATGTCCTCCTTGCCGCCACGGATGCCGGCGTATATTACCGCGATGCAAACCTCACGCAATGGGTTCCTTTTGGGGAAGGGCTTCCGCTCACCATTGTGGCGGACCTTGCCATCAGCTATTCGCGTAAAAAAATCATCGCGGGCACCTTCGGACGGGGCCTTTGGGAAACCGACCTTTGCCTGCCGGTAACCGAAAACGCCCTGAAAATTTCTGACACCATCCAATGGGACAGCGACCGGAAAATGTTGCAGGATGTTATTATAAATCCCGGGGCAAAACTTACCATCAGCAAACGCGTTGAAATGGGCCGGGGAAGAACCATTAAGGTCTTACCCGGGGGAACCCTCAATATCGACGGAGGCATACTGACAAACGACTGCGCCGACCGCTGGGAAGGCATCAGATTGTATGGCAGCCCTGACTATTCTTCCCCTTCCGGACAACAGGCAACCCTTAACATCCGTTACGGCGGAAGCATCAGAAACGCCATTACCGGAGTGGAAACCTTCGGAATGGATGAACAGGGAAATACGGTCGCCGGTGCGGGCGGCGGAAGGATATTTGCCACCAACGCCCTTTTTATCAACAACCTCAAAGCCGTTGTATTCAATCCTGCATCCGGAAACAATCCGTCATTTTTCAAACTGTCGAAGTTTATTACCGATGAGATGCCACCTGAAGGTACATCTCCAGGTGACATGGTAACTTTACGGGGAAACGAAGGCATCACCTTCAGCAGTTGTCAGTTCGAAAATAACATTCCGGTCTCTGTTTTACCATATTGGCAGAGAGGTACAGGTATCCGCAGCATCAATGCTTCACTGCTGGTTAACCGATTCAATACGGATTCAATTCCTTTCGGGCAGAATGCCGAACCTGTATTTAAACAGCTGTCGGCCGGCATCAGCAGCATCCACACACTTCCCGGATATTCGATCAATATCAGCAAAACCAGGTTCGACAGAAACCTGACAGGCATTTACACTGCCGGGGCAGGATCATTCAGCGTAACCGGGTCGTTCTTTATCATGGGCTCCGCCAATGTCCCTGAACCGATCAAACCGCTGAGCGCAGGCCTCTACCTTGACCATTGCAATATGTTCAGGCTCAGCGACAATACGTTTGCAGGTCCGGTGGGAAGCATTATGCCGCAATCAAAATCGGCCGGAATTGTAGTGCATGAAAGCGGTATTAACAACAATATGATCATCTCCAATACAATCAGGAATCTGAATTACGGCATTCTTGCCCAGAACCGGAACCTGAACGCCAATGGCAGCGCTGGCCTTCGTTTCCTGAATAACTGGTTTACAGGAAATGAATATGATCTCTGCGTTACCCACGATTCGCTTTCATCACATAACGGCATCGCCCGCCACCAGGGCGCATCGGGCCGCGAGGGCGCAGAAGTGGCCGGCAACCGCTTCAGCTACAGCAGATTTCACCGCGACGGCGATATACACAATGCCGGTCAGCGCCTTTATTATCACTTTCCGCCAGGCCCAGAAGGGCTGAACCACCAGCCACGCATAACCTCTTACGGCATTTATACAGTCCCTGACCAGGTGGCGGCCACCACCGACAGCAGTTACAAGCCGGAATTTCTCAGGGATGCATCAACTGACCCAAAGGATGCCTTCGCAAAATGGAGTGAAAGGGCCGTTATTGCCCGGGGATTAAGCGAAAGCCTTACAGATGACGGCGATTCTTTCAGCCTGATCAACGAAATCAAGCATCACACCGGCTTCGATGCCCCGGCTTTGTACTCAAAGCTGAAAAGGATATCTCCCTATCTGTCGGATGAAGCCATCATCGCACTGACGGTTAACGGAAACTTCCCGAATAATCTGTTGACGGATATCCTGAAAAGCAATCCTCATTTCTTCAGAATCCCTGGAATACTTCAAAAGCTGGAACAACGAAAACCTGAAATTCAACCATATCTTTACGCGCCATTGGCCGATGTATACAATGTATATTCAGCGTATGAGCAGCTTGCATCTTCTGCAGATTACCTCAGGGCCGCCAGGGATGAAATATTCTCCGGAATTACAGCCGGACTATCTGAATCCGCCCATGCATCCGGCAGTCAGGATTCATTAATGCATTTCCTGAAAAATGATGACAGGCCGGCTTCCTTAACAATGGCAGCTTCCGTAGCCCAGAAAACGGAAAATCATACAGATGCGCTTGAAATATCGGATCAGCTGACACTCAGATTTCCGGACATAGACCAGCAGCAAATTGCAGATTTTAAAACGTTGCTGCAAATGAATCAGCGATATTTTTACCCGGGAGCCTGGACAGAACGGCCAACCTCCGGCGACAGCCTGGCCATTGTTCAGCTTCTTGGCGGCACTGCAGGCATATATTCCCTGAATATGCTCAGGTACTTCGGCATGGTTGTGTACAACGAGCCCTATATACTTCCGGGTGAGCCCGTCGCCGATACCACTCCAGGACTTCCTCCGGTAGTGATCAAAGGCAGCGGATTCAGGATTTTCCCGGTCCCCGCCGGTGATTTTGTGATACTCGATTATTTTACCGAAAAGAATTTCAGGGAGTGCCGACTACGCGTTTACACCAGCTCCGGGAGTCTTGCGCTGGAAATTAAACTCATGGAACCTTATTCGCAAATGCTGATCAACACCAGCGGACTCAGTTCCGGGCTCTATCTTTTTAAACTTGTTGCTGACGACGAAACCATCG